In Arachis stenosperma cultivar V10309 chromosome 1, arast.V10309.gnm1.PFL2, whole genome shotgun sequence, one DNA window encodes the following:
- the LOC130932309 gene encoding uncharacterized protein LOC130932309, which translates to MASEESFVVLVHHRGSVNRKTRSGVKFTDKNPLCIVITSTTSYDDLVSAVLMKLGLEGAKRVKKFFYRIPVTVLQNTVKYDCFTINNDADLQVMFLCRRQFPEVRTPELLARLVDVVSSSGGSNRNTNTIANAAGSSSRPAVASSSVPVYEPVVQHVASPSFAVDLNATEGDEVVERENLPNALVGVAPVGVGDGFLDDEDEDDVEPDMIDDDSADDIGATGPALEVGGSSSGTQQYPPHFSSLDLDAMRHEGVLGHAVGFGARDAEGSTGLTEFQVGQQFQDKDEALLSVKTYSIRRGVQYKVVESDHRRYVGKCSEFGNGCTWLIRLSLRKRKGIWEVKRYNGPHTCLATSISSDHRSLDYHVISAFIMPMVRADASVSIKVLLNATAAHFGFRPTYRRVWMAKQKSIALIYGDWDESYNDLPRWVLGVQLTMPGSVVVLKTSPVRVGGQVDESQAYFHRLFWTFPPCIEAFRHCKPLISIDGTHLYGKYGGTLLIAIAQDGNSNILPVAFALVEGENAESWTFFLSHLRQHVTPQPGLLVISDRHNGIKAALEAPDGGWLPPSAYRAFCIRHVAANFALTFKGKDARRLLVNAAYAKTEVEFDYWFDILRSEDPAMCEWANRIDYSLWTQHRDEGRRFGHMTTNISECVNSILKGVRNLPVASLVKATYCRLAELFVRKGREAEAQMGTGQQFSQHLVKCIEANMKMARCFTVTLYDRDNSEFTVAETTPTGSFSLGTYRVSLASRTCDCGYFQALHFPCQHALACCAYSRVTWTSYVHSVYQISSVFNVYRMGFTPPIPEGFWPPYDGPTVIPDPAMRRAREGRPRSTRIRTNMDEADPNRPKRCGLCRQPGHTRRSCPQVAGSSQTGHH; encoded by the coding sequence atggctagtgaggagagttttgTTGTTTTGGTGCACCACAGAGGATCTGTTAATAGAAAAACTCGTTCCGGAGTAAAGTTCACAGATAAGAATCCTCTATGTATTGTCATAACATCTACGACGAGTTACGATGACCTTGTTAGCGCTGTACTAATGAAGCTTGGTCTGGAGGGTGCGAAGCGGGTAAAGAAGTTTTTCTATCGCATTCCAGTCACGGTGCTACAGAATACGGTGAAGTATGATTGCTTCACGATTAATAATGATGCGGACTTGCAAGTAATGTTTCTCTGTCGGCGGCAGTTTCCGGAGGTGAGGACACCGGAGTTGTTGGCCCGGCTGGTTGATGTTGTATCCAGCTCCGGCGGTTCGAACAGGAATACGAACACTATAGCGAATGCAGCAGGTTCTAGTTCCCGGCCTGCCGTTGCTTCCTCGTCCGTCCCTGTGTACGAACCAGTGGTCCAACATGTCGCCTCCCCATCTTTCGCTGTTGACCTCAATGCCACCGAAGGCGACGAGGTAGTGGAAAGGGAAAATTTGCCGAACGCTTTAGTGGGAGTTGCACCTGTTGGCGTAGGAGACGGTTTTTTGGACGATGAAGACGAGGATGACGTCGAGCCGGATATGATTGACGATGATAGCGCTGATGATATTGGAGCGACTGGGCCTGCATTGGAGGTAGGTGGTTCTAGCTCTGGCACACAGCAGTATCCACCACATTTTTCCTCATTGGACTTGGACGCCATGAGACATGAGGGGGTTTTAGGGCACGCTGTTGGATTCGGAGCTAGAGATGCGGAAGGGAGTACTGGTCTGACAGAGTTCCAGGTTGGTCAGCAATTCCAGGATAAAGATGAGGCCCTTTTAAGTGTGAAGACTTACAGCATCCGTCGAGGGGTACAGTACAAGGTGGTGGAGTCCGATCACCGCCGGTATGTGGGCAAGTGTTCCGAGTTTGGGAATGGGTGCACATGGTTGATTCGACTGAGTCTCCGGAAGCGCAAGGGCATCTGGGAGGTCAAACGGTACAATGGACCTCACACTTGCCTGGCCACATCCATCTCTAGTGACCACAGGAGTTTGGATTATCATGTGATTTCGGCTTTCATTATGCCAATGGTTAGGGCCGATGCATCCGTGAGCATCAAGGTGCTCCTGAACGCCACGGCAGCGCACTTTGGTTTTAGGCCGACTTACCGGAGGGTTTGGATGGCGAAGCAGAAATCTATTGCCCTCATATACGGTGACTGGGATGAGTCCTACAACGACCTGCCTAGGTGGGTCTTGGGTGTCCAGCTGACGATGCCTGGGAGTGTTGTGGTCCTGAAGACGAGCCCGGTTCGAGTTGGAGGACAGGTGGACGAATCTCAAGCGTACTTCCACAGACTTTTCTGGACTTTCCCGCCCTGCATCGAGGCATTCCGTCATTGCAAGCCGCTAATCAGCATTGACGGCACACATTTGTATGGGAAGTATGGGGGAACGTTGCTCATCGCGATTGCACAGGATGGGAACTCCAACATTCTACCTGTGGCATTCGCACTAGTAGAGGGTGAGAACGCGGAATCCTGGACATTCTTTCTCTCACACCTTCGACAGCACGTGACCCCGCAGCCCGGTCTGCTGGTTATATCGGACAGGCACAACGGCATCAAGGCTGCGCTTGAGGCCCCTGACGGCGGTTGGCTACCGCCATCTGCGTACCGTGCATTCTGCATACGACACGTTGCGGCTAATTTTGCCCTAACCTTCAAGGGCAAAGACGCTAGGAGGCTACTAGTGAACGCGGCGTATGCGAAGACCGAGGTTGAATTTGATTACTGGTTTGATATCCTGCGATCTGAAGATCCGGCGATGTGTGAGTGGGCGAACCGGATTGATTACTCGTTGTGGACTCAGCATCGTGATGAGGGGCGGAGATTCGGTCACATGACGACGAACATCTCCGAGTGTGTGAACTCTATCCTGAAGGGGGTCAGAAATCTCCCTGTAGCATCCCTGGTGAAGGCAACATATTGTAGGCTTGCGGAACTGTTTGTTCGCAAGGGGAGAGAGGCTGAGGCCCAGATGGGAACAGGACAACAATTCAGTCAGCATTTGGTGAAGTGTATTGAGGCCAACATGAAGATGGCCAGGTGCTTCACGGTGACGCTGTATGACCGGGATAACTCCGAGTTCACTGTAGCAGAGACTACTCCGACTGGTTCTTTCTCCTTGGGTACTTACAGAGTATCACTTGCCTCTCGGACATGTGACTGCGGGTACTTCCAGGCTCTTCATTTCCCGTGTCAGCACGCACTTGCGTGCTGTGCATACTCACGGGTCACCTGGACCTCTTACGTTCACAGCGTCTATCAGATTAGCTCGGTCTTCAATGTGTATCGGATGGGATTCACACCTCCCATCCCGGAGGGCTTCTGGCCACCTTACGACGGGCCCACAGTGATTCCAGACCCTGCCATGAGGCGTGCCAGAGAGGGTCGTCCTAGATCCACTAGGATACGGACGAACATGGACGAGGCGGATCCGAATCGGCCAAAGAGGTGCGGCCTATGTCGCCAACCTGGACACACGCGACGTAGTTGCCCACAGGTTGCAGGCTCGTCTCAGACAGGACACCATTAG
- the LOC130936983 gene encoding PTI1-like tyrosine-protein kinase At3g15890, giving the protein MGSSLSCCGSDKIEEAAQTAFGAVNNNSWRIFTYKELHAATNGFSEDNKLGEGGFGSVYWGKTSDGHEIAVKKLKAMNSKAEMEFAVEVEVLGRVRHKNLLGLRGYCAGNEERLIVYDYMANLSLLSHLHGQFANEVQLDWKRRMKIAIGSAEGVLYLHHDVTPHIIHRDIKASNVLLNSDFEPLVADFGFAKLIPEGVSHMTTRVKGTLGYLAPEYAMWGKVSESCDVYSFGILLLELVTGRKPIEKLPGGIKRTITEWAEPFISKSRFGDLVDPKLRGNFDENQVKQAIHVAALCVQSEPDKRPNMKQVVNLLKGYEPNHNTVLNTRLHTVKYTDTLMPLDQHVDDDLDDDATNSSAGYGVFSAIQVQKMNLPP; this is encoded by the exons ATGGGATCCTCCCTGAGTTGCTGTGGCTCTGACAAAATTGAAGAAGCAGC GCAAACAGCATTCGGTGCAGTTAACAACAATTCATGGAGAATATTCACGTACAAGGAGCTGCATGCAGCTACGAATGGATTCAGTGAGGACAATAAGCTTGGTGAAGGTGGATTTGGAAGCGTGTATTGGGGAAAAACAAGTGATGGTCATGAG ATAGCGGTGAAGAAACTGAAGGCAATGAACTCGAAGGCAGAGATGGAATTTGCGGTAGAAGTAGAAGTACTGGGAAGGGTTAGGCACAAGAATTTGTTGGGACTGAGAGGGTACTGTGCTGGGAATGAAGAAAGGCTTATAGTGTACGATTACATGGCGAATCTGAGCCTTCTTTCTCATCTGCATGGGCAGTTTGCAAATGAAGTGCAACTGGATTGGAAAAGGAGAATGAAGATTGCAATTGGATCTGCAGAAGGAGTGTTGTATTTGCACCATGACGTCACACCACACATCATCCACAGAGACATCAAAGCAAGCAACGTTCTTCTCAACTCAGACTTCGAGCCGCTTGTTGCTGACTTCGGCTTCGCTAAGCTGATCCCTGAAGGGGTTAGCCACATGACTACCCGTGTTAAGGGCACTTTGGGATACTTGGCACCCGAATACGCCATGTGGGGAAAAGTCTCCGAGAGTTGCGATGTTTATAGCTTTGGGATTCTTCTCTTGGAGCTTGTAACTGGAAGAAAGCCAATTGAGAAGCTCCCTGGTGGGATTAAGAGAACCATAACCGAATGGGCTGAGCCATTCATAAGTAAATCAAGGTTCGGGGATCTTGTTGATCCTAAACTCAGAGGTAACTTTGATGAGAATCAGGTGAAGCAAGCCATTCATGTGGCTGCACTTTGCGTGCAGAGTGAGCCTGATAAGAGACCCAACATGAAGCAAGTGGTTAACCTTCTCAAAGGGTATGAACCCAATCATAACACTGTTTTGAACACTAGGCTTCACACTGTCAAATACACTGATACATTGATGCCACTTGATCAGCATGTTGATGATGATCTTGATGATGATGCAACTAATAGCAGCGCCGGCTATGGTGTTTTTAGTGCCATTCAGGTCCAAAAGATGAACTTACCACCATAA
- the LOC130951287 gene encoding protein GLUTAMINE DUMPER 3-like — translation MAAAYREPMKAEARAPSSMGQQVPHSAWHSPVPYLFGGLAAMLGLIAFALLILACSYWKLSGYLEGNGEGERDLEAGEGKGDDNQKPQQGPYEEKILVIMAGQDKPTFLATPVSSSTVRSSSSFANNTNACTCDQSQKSEEGAKQVRSEIENRDAAHDGSS, via the coding sequence ATGGCGGCTGCATACAGAGAACCAATGAAAGCAGAAGCAAGAGCCCCTTCTTCCATGGGCCAACAAGTACCACACTCGGCATGGCATTCCCCTGTTCCATACCTGTTTGGAGGCCTTGCTGCCATGCTGGGGCTCATAGCCTTCGCTCTCTTGATCCTCGCCTGCTCCTATTGGAAGCTCTCTGGCTACTTGGAAGGAAACGGCGAAGGAGAACGAGACCTGGAAGCTGGAGAAGGAAAAGGCGACGACAACCAGAAGCCGCAACAAGGTCCTTACGAGGAGAAGATCCTTGTGATCATGGCGGGACAGGACAAACCAACATTCTTGGCCACGCCAGTCTCATCAAGTACCGTTAGGTCCTCTTCTTCCTTCGCCAACAACACCAACGCTTGTACCTGCGACCAGTCTCAAAAATCCGAAGAGGGTGCTAAACAAGTAAGAAGCGAAATCGAAAACAGGGACGCGGCTCATGATGGATCGTCTTAA
- the LOC130943075 gene encoding probable receptor-like serine/threonine-protein kinase At5g57670 — protein sequence MVLAYPSKVLVGLSLDSDDSKELLSWAIRVLANPNDSIVAVHVLVTEDKKKRASVRKRQSQLRQAKAHVISMLGEFAQTCWSKQVNLEARVAFSSTVGGGLAEEAKSINADFLLLRGSRNPKNKNGSSKGISKYCFEHAHEGCTVVSVGKFAKAEQDSNSNPKHSQDDSEASSNWLSKDDDNQGDKAATFPVLNEFISDSESKEQNSSPRTVLDALEGQSNSTEDDTFSTMVSSTCTTDTPKRRSKPQSPLRRIASFLGSPFRRKHSMSKNEKAQPLLKCFSYEQIANATNEFHQDNLVGRGGYSEVYKGDLCDGRSIAVKRLAKDNNDPNKEKEFLMELGVIGHVCHPNTASLVGCCIENGLYLVFNYSQNGNLATALHGKGGDSLDWPIRYKIAIGVARGLHYLHKCCKHRIIHRDIKASNVLLGPDYEPQITDFGLAKWLPNKWSHHAVIPVEGTFGYLAPEYFMHGIVDEKTDVFAFGVLLLEIVTGRRPVDSSSQNLLLWAKPLMESGNIGELADPKMDGKYDEEQLYRLVLTASYCVRQNATWRPPMSEVLELLASGNDCEAGKSWRIPKFTSDELDDYSMVFGYDVPSHISLEDFL from the exons ATGGTGCTTGCTTACCCTTCTAAGGTGCTAGTTGGACTCTCTTTGGACTCAGATGACAGCAAGGAGCTTCTCTCATGGGCAATAAGAGTCCTTGCCAATCCAAATGACAGCATTGTGGCAGTGCATGTTCTTG TTACTGAGGATAAGAAGAAGCGCGCCTCGGTCAGAAAGAGGCAATCACAACTAAGGCAGGCAAAGGCTCATGTTATATCTATGCTTGGAGAATTTGCACAAACATGTTGGTCTAAGCAG GTTAATCTGGAGGCAAGAGTGGCATTCAGTTCCACAGTAGGTGGAGGTTTAGCTGAGGAAGCCAAGTCCATCAATGCCGATTTTCTTCTTCTACGTGGCTCAAGAAATCCAAAAAACAA GAATGGAAGTTCCAAGGGAATTAGCAAGTATTGCTTTGAGCATGCACATGAAGGCTGCACTGTGGTCTCTGTTGGGAAATTCGCCAAGGCAGAGCAAGATTCCAATTCAAATCCAAAGCATTCTCAAG ATGATAGTGAAGCAAGTTCTAACTGGTTATCTAAGGATGATGACAATCAAGGTGACAAGGCTGCTACCTTCCCTGTTCTGAATGAATTCATTTCTGATTCTGAGTCTAAAGAACAGAACAGTTCGCCAAGAACGGTACTAGATGCGCTGGAAGGGCAATCTAACAGCACAGAAGATGATACATTCAGCACTATGGTCTCAAGTACCTGCACCACAGATACAcctaagagaagatcaaagccTCAATCTCCCTTGAGGCGCATAGCCTCCTTCCTCGGATCACCATTCCGAAGAAAACATAGCATGTCCAAGAATGAAAAGGCTCAACCCTTGTTGAAGTGCTTCAGCTATGAGCAGATAGCCAATGCTACTAATGAATTCCACCAAG ATAATTTGGTCGGGAGAGGCGGATACTCGGAAGTATACAAAGGTGATCTTTGTGATGGAAGAAGCATTGCTGTGAAGAGATTGGCGAAGGACAACAATGATCCTAACAAGGAGAAAGAGTTCCTTATGGAATTGGGAGTTATTGGACATGTCTGCCATCCTAACACTGCATCCTTAGTTGGATGCTGCATCGAAAATGGACTCTATCTAGTTTTCAATTACTCTCAGAATGGAAACTTGGCAACTGCATTGCACG GTAAAGGTGGAGATTCACTTGACTGGCCAATCAGATACAAGATTGCTATTGGAGTTGCAAGGGGGCTCCATTACCTTCATAAATGTTGCAAACACAGAATAATTCATCGCGATATCAAAGCTTCCAATGTTCTTCTAGGCCCTGATTATGAACCACAG ATAACAGATTTTGGGCTTGCAAAGTGGCTTCCAAACAAGTGGAGTCATCATGCAGTGATCCCAGTAGAAGGGACATTCGGATACTTAGCACCAGAGTACTTCATGCATGGAATAGTGGATGAGAAAACAGATGTTTTTGCATttggtgttcttcttcttgAGATTGTAACTGGACGCAGACCTGTTGATTCATCAAGCCAAAACCTTCTCCTTTGG GCAAAGCCTCTGATGGAATCAGGGAATATTGGAGAGCTAGCTGATCCAAAAATGGATGGTAAATATGATGAAGAGCAACTCTACAGGTTGGTGCTTACAGCTTCATACTGTGTCAGACAAAATGCCACGTGGCGCCCTCCAATGAGCGAG GTGTTAGAGTTGCTGGCAAGTGGGAATGACTGTGAGGCAGGGAAAAGTTGGAGGATCCCAAAATTCACTTCAGATGAATTGGATGATTATTCCATGGTGTTTGGATATGATGTCCCCTCACACATATCTCTCGAGGATTTTCTCTGA
- the LOC130935663 gene encoding uncharacterized protein LOC130935663 produces MASTKVQRVMTQPINLIFRFLQSKARIQIWLFEQKDLRIEGRIIGFDEYMNLVLDDAEEVNVKKNIRKTLGRILLKGDNITLMMNTGK; encoded by the exons ATGGCTAGCACCAAAGTTCAGAGGGTTATGACCCAACCTATT AACTTGATTTTCAGGTTTCTTCAAAGT AAAGCTCGCATTCAGATATGGCTCTTCGAGCAAAAGGATTTGAGGATCGAAGGCCGAATCATC GGTTTTGATGAATACATGAATTTGGTTCTTGATGATGCTGAAGAAGTGAACGTAAAGAAGAATATCAGAAAGACATTAG GGAGGATCCTTCTTAAAGGAGACAACATAACGTTAATGATGAACAC GGGCAAATGA